The stretch of DNA ATATTTCGGAAAAACGCTTGCCGCAGGACGGCCGCTTTGCCGTCCGCGTGAAAAACCAGCGCATTGACGTGCGGATCTCGACCATGCCAACCCAGTACGGCGAATCGGTGGTGATGCGTCTGCTGAGCCAGGGCGGCACGCAGCTGCGGCTGGACGCGATCGGCATGCCGCGCGGCCTGCTGGAGAAATTCCGCGCCATCGTCCAGCGGCCGAACGGGCTGGTGTTGGTGACCGGGCCGACCGGTTCCGGCAAGACCACCACGCTGTATTGCGCGCTGTCCGAGCTGAATTCGGTCGAGAAAAAGCTGATTACGGTGGAAGACCCGGTCGAGTACCGGCTGGCCGGCATCAACCAGGTGCAGGTCAACGACAAGATCGACCTGAACTTTGCCCGCGTGCTGCGCTCGGCGCTGCGGCAAGACCCGGATATCGTGCTGGTCGGCGAGATGCGCGACCAGGAAACCGCCGCCATCGGCCTGCGCGCCGCCATGACCGGCCACCTGGTGCTGTCGACCCTGCACACCAACGACGCCGTCAGCACGCCGCTAAGGTTGATGGACATGGGCGTGCCGCGTTATATGGTGGGCTCGTCGCTGCAGGCGGTGCTGGCGCAGCGTCTGGTGCGGGTAATCTGCGAAAGCTGCACCACGCCGTACGAGCCGACGCCGACCGAACGCGAATGGCTCAGCCTGGAACTGAACGACAAGGTCGACAAGGCGCGCTATTTCCACGGCAAGGGCTGCTCGCATTGCAATGGCATGGGCTATCGCGGCCGGACCGGCGTCTACGAGTTGCTGGAGATGACGCGCTCGGTGGTGGATGCAGCCAACGATCCCGATCCGGCCCATTTTCTCAAGGTGGCGCAGCAGCAGATGGCCGGCGAAACCTTGCGCCGTCACGCGGTGCAGCTGGTGGTACAGGGTCGCACGACGATTTCCGAAGCGATGCGCATCAGTAACCAGGTCGAGGACTAAGCCGTGCCTTTCTTTGCCTACAAGGGCCGCAACGCGCGCGGCGAGCTGATGCAGGGCGTGCTGGAGGCGGCCGATAGCGGCGCCGTGGCCGATCAGCTGTTCAATACCGGCGTGACGCCGGTCGAGATCAGCGTCACCAATAAAAAAGTGGCCGATGGCGACAGTTGGTGGGCCAAGTTGCTGGAAAAGAAAGTCACGTCGATGGACGTGCAACTGTTCAGCCGCCAGATGTACACGCTGCTCAAGTCCGGCGTGCCCATCATGCGCGGGCTGGCGGGCTTGCAGGAATCGGCGGTCAGCAAATCGTTCGGCAAGGTGATCAAGGATTTGCGCGAGTCGCTGGATTCCGGCCGCGAACTGTCGGCCGCCATGCGCCGCCATCCGACCGTGTTTACGCCGTTTTACCTGTCGATGGTGCGGGTGGGGGAGATGACCGGGCGGCTGGAGGAAGTCTTTCTGCGTTTGTTCGACCACCTGGAGTTCGACCGCGATATGCGCGAACGCGTCAAGACCGCGCTGCGCTATCCGAGCTTTGTGGTGTTTGCCATGGTGGCGGCGATGGTGGTGGTCAACATCTTCGTGATTCCGGCGTTTGTCGGCGTGTTTTCCAAGTTTGGCGCCGAACTGCCGCTGATGACGCGGATCTTGATCGCGACGTCCAATTTCACCGTGCGCTACTGGCCGGTGATGGCGGTGGCGCTGGTGGCGGCGGTGTGGGGCTTCCGCATGTGGGTCGGCACGGCGAAGGGATTGTATCAGTGGGACAAGTTCAAACTGAAAATCCCGGTCGCCGGCAAAATCATCCTGAAGGCCACGCTGGCGCGGTTTGCGCGCAGCTTCTCGCTGTCCAGCCGCAGCGGCGTGCCGATCGTGCAGGCGCTGTCGGTGGTGGCGCAGACGGTCGACAACGCCTACCTGACCGCCCGCGTGGAGCAGATGCGCGACGGCGTCGAGCGCGGCGAGAGCATCTTGCGCACCGCCACCGCCACCAATGTGTTCACGCCGATCGTGCTGCAAATGATCGCAGTAGGCGAGGAGAGCGGTTCCCTCGACGAGCTCATGGACGAGATCGCGCAGATGTACGAGCGCGAAGTCGATTACGAGTTGAAGACCTTGTCGTCGCAGATCGAGCCTATCCTGATTGTGTTCCTCGGCATCATGGTGCTGGTGCTGGCGCTGGGGATCTTCCTGCCGATTTGGGACTTGGGCAAAGCTGCCTTGCATCATTGATTGTAAAAACGTGGCTTTCTCAATAATATTTGTGACTGCAAAACAACGGGGTGCGAGTTTATTGGAATTCGCGGTCGCAGTCGTTGTGGTGGGCATTTTGATGGGCTTGCTGCTGCAGCGGCTCTGGTACTACCAGGGAGAAGCCGAACAGGCAGCGGTGCAGATGACGGTGGCCAGCGTTCGCGCCGCCTTAGAAATTAAGGCGGCGCAAGCAAAATTGCCTGGGCGCAGTACCGATTTAACCTTTTTAACCGAAGAAAATCCGCTCGATTTACTAAAAGCCAAGCCTGCGAATTACGCAGGGGAGTTGTTTAGCCCCAGCAACGAGGATGTCGGCGCGGGCAATTGGTGTTTCGATCGTACTGATAAAAGTCTGATTTATTTGTTAAATTTTGGAAATTCTTTTATAGATGCTCAAACGAAACGTTTGAAATTCAAGGTAAAATTGCTTCGCTTGCCCCATAGCCCCGCCAAGCCGTCAGGCGCACCTGAAACTGTAGGTGTGGCCCTTGAG from Duganella dendranthematis encodes:
- a CDS encoding GspE/PulE family protein, coding for MSRPEKVRLGEILVQQKLLSEEQLGLALADQKRSGRKLGRVFVENGYVTEEQIAGALARQLNIPYLNLKFFNINPEIVRLLPETQARRFRALVLEDRRGSLLVGMSDPTDLFAYDEIARIVRQGIELAVVNETEVVAAIDRIYRRTEDISDLARELEQDVGEVSVDFGALAAANPNVEEAPVVKLLQSVFEDAAQVRASDIHIEPQEGRLQIRFRIDGVLHLQTEADMKIAPSLALRLKLMSDLDISEKRLPQDGRFAVRVKNQRIDVRISTMPTQYGESVVMRLLSQGGTQLRLDAIGMPRGLLEKFRAIVQRPNGLVLVTGPTGSGKTTTLYCALSELNSVEKKLITVEDPVEYRLAGINQVQVNDKIDLNFARVLRSALRQDPDIVLVGEMRDQETAAIGLRAAMTGHLVLSTLHTNDAVSTPLRLMDMGVPRYMVGSSLQAVLAQRLVRVICESCTTPYEPTPTEREWLSLELNDKVDKARYFHGKGCSHCNGMGYRGRTGVYELLEMTRSVVDAANDPDPAHFLKVAQQQMAGETLRRHAVQLVVQGRTTISEAMRISNQVED
- a CDS encoding type II secretion system F family protein, whose translation is MPFFAYKGRNARGELMQGVLEAADSGAVADQLFNTGVTPVEISVTNKKVADGDSWWAKLLEKKVTSMDVQLFSRQMYTLLKSGVPIMRGLAGLQESAVSKSFGKVIKDLRESLDSGRELSAAMRRHPTVFTPFYLSMVRVGEMTGRLEEVFLRLFDHLEFDRDMRERVKTALRYPSFVVFAMVAAMVVVNIFVIPAFVGVFSKFGAELPLMTRILIATSNFTVRYWPVMAVALVAAVWGFRMWVGTAKGLYQWDKFKLKIPVAGKIILKATLARFARSFSLSSRSGVPIVQALSVVAQTVDNAYLTARVEQMRDGVERGESILRTATATNVFTPIVLQMIAVGEESGSLDELMDEIAQMYEREVDYELKTLSSQIEPILIVFLGIMVLVLALGIFLPIWDLGKAALHH
- a CDS encoding type II secretion system protein, with the translated sequence MTAKQRGASLLEFAVAVVVVGILMGLLLQRLWYYQGEAEQAAVQMTVASVRAALEIKAAQAKLPGRSTDLTFLTEENPLDLLKAKPANYAGELFSPSNEDVGAGNWCFDRTDKSLIYLLNFGNSFIDAQTKRLKFKVKLLRLPHSPAKPSGAPETVGVALEQVKD